A stretch of the Aegilops tauschii subsp. strangulata cultivar AL8/78 chromosome 4, Aet v6.0, whole genome shotgun sequence genome encodes the following:
- the LOC109785685 gene encoding pentatricopeptide repeat-containing protein At1g56690, mitochondrial gives MLQTPTSFRAHPLAMRFPSVRFLPSSAAPAVVAANARIAWMARAGNMEGARATFEAMPLRTTASYNALIAGYFRNHLPEAALGLFRRMPSRDLGSYNALISGFSLRRHTLPDAAAALASIPLPPSVVSFTSLLRGYVRHGFLADAIRLFHQMPERNHVSYTVMLGGFIDAGRLDEARKLFDEMPDKDVVARTAMLSGYCQAGRIAEARLLFDDMPKRNVVSWTAMISGYSQNGKLNLARKLFEVMPDRSEVSWTAMLVGYIQAGHIEDAEQLFNAMPEHPVAACNAMMVGFGQRGMVDAAKAVFERMQEKDDGTWSAMIKAYEQNEFLIEALSTFRDMSWRGIRPNYPSVISILTVCSALAILNYGREVHAAMLRCSFDMDIFTVSALITMYIKCGNLDKANRVFNMFEPKDVVMWNSMITGYAQHGLGEEALGIFNDMTIAGMAPDGITYIGVLTACSYTGKVKVGREIFNSMCKNSAIRPGAEHYSCMVDLLGRAGHVDEALDLIKNMPVEADAIIWGALMGACRMHKNAEIAELAAKKLLELEPESAGPYVLLSHIYTSTGRWEDASKMRKFISSRNLNKSTGCSWIEYDKRVHLFTSGDILAHPEHAIILKMLEKLDGLLMESGYSADGSFVLHDIDEEQKLHSLRYHSERQAVAYGLLKVPEGMPIRVMKNLRVCGDCHAAMKLIAKITSREIILRDANRFHHFKDGFCSCRDYW, from the coding sequence ATGCTCCAGACCCCGACTTCGTTCCGCGCACACCCGCTCGCCATGCGCTTCCCGTCGGTTCGCTTCCTGCCGTCAAGTGCGGCGCCGGCGGTGGTGGCCGCGAACGCGCGCATCGCCTGGATGGCGCGCGCGGGGAACATGGAGGGCGCCCGCGCGACGTTCGAGGCCATGCCCCTCCGCACCACCGCTTCCTACAACGCCCTCATCGCCGGCTACTTCCGTAACCACCTCCCGGAGGCCGCCCTCGGCCTCTTCCGCCGCATGCCCTCCCGCGATCTCGGCTCCTACAATGCTCTCATCTCCGGCTTCTCCCTCCGCCGTCACACCCTCCCTGATGCGGCGGCCGCGCTCGCCTCCATCCCCTTACCCCCCTCAGTCGTCTCCTTCACCTCCCTCCTGCGCGGGTACGTGCGCCACGGCTTCCTGGCCGACGCCATCCGCCTGTTCCACCAGATGCCCGAGCGCAACCACGTCTCCTACACGGTTATGCTGGGTGGTTTTATTGATGCCGGCCGTCTCGACGAGGCCCGCAagctgttcgacgaaatgcctGACAAGGACGTCGTTGCACGAACTGCCATGCTATCTGGGTACTGCCAGGCTGGCCGAATTGCCGAGGCACGCCTGCTGTTTGATGATATGCCGAAGAGGAATGTTGTGTCATGGACTGCAATGATATCTGGATACTCTCAAAACGGGAAGCTTAACCTTGCACGGAAGCTTTTTGAGGTGATGCCTGATCGCAGTGAGGTGTCATGGACTGCTATGTTAGTCGGGTACATACAGGCTGGACATATCGAGGATGCCGAGCAGCTGTTTAATGCAATGCCAGAGCACCCAGTGGCTGCCTGCAATGCGATGATGGTTGGGTTTGGGCAGCGCGGGATGGTGGATGCTGCCAAGGCAGTGTTTGAGAGAATGCAAGAGAAGGATGATGGTACGTGGAGTGCAATGATTAAAGCGTATGAGCAGAATGAGTTCTTGATTGAGGCATTGTCTACTTTCCGTGATATGTCATGGAGAGGTATCCGTCCAAACTACCCATCAGTCATTAGCATCCTTACTGTGTGTTCGGCACTAGCTATTCTCAATTATGGAAGGGAGGTGCATGCTGCAATGCTGAGATGCTCCTTTGACATGGACATTTTTACTGTTTCGGCATTAATCACAATGTACATCAAATGTGGAAATTTGGATAAAGCTAATAGGGTCTTCAATATGTTTGAGCCCAAAGATGTCGTGATGTGGAACTCAATGATCACTGGTTATGCTCAACATGGGTTGGGGGAGGAAGCACTTGGCATATTTAATGACATGACGATTGCAGGAATGGCACCTGATGGGATTACTTATATTGGAGTCCTCACTGCTTGTAGCTATACCGGGAAAGTAAAAGTAGGGAGGGAAATTTTCAATTCTATGTGTAAGAATTCTGCCATCCGACCAGGAGCGGAGCATTACTCTTGTATGGTTGATTTGCTTGGTCGAGCTGGACATGTAGATGAAGCATTGGATTTGATTAAGAACATGCCAGTTGAAGCCGATGCTATCATCTGGGGAGCACTGATGGGTGCCTGTAGGATGCACAAGAATGCTGAGATTGCCGAGCTTGCTGCTAAGAAGCTATTAGAGCTAGAGCCCGAGAGTGCTGGACCATATGTTTTGCTCTCTCACATTTATACATCCACTGGGAGGTGGGAAGATGCTTCTAAGATGCGGAAATTCATTAGCTCAAGGAATTTAAACAAGTCTACAGGCTGTAGTTGGATAGAGTACGACAAGAGGGTGCACCTCTTCACATCTGGTGATATATTAGCACACCCAGAGCATGCTATTATCCTTAAGATGTTGGAGAAACTAGATGGTCTACTGATGGAATCTGGTTACTCAGCTGACGGAAGCTTTGTGCTCCATGATATAGACGAAGAGCAAAAACTTCATAGCTTGCGATATCATAGTGAGAGGCAGGCTGTGGCGTATGGACTTTTGAAAGTTCCAGAAGGAATGCCCATTCGTGTCATGAAGAACCTTAGAGTGTGTGGTGACTGCCATGCTGCCATGAAGTTGATTGCAAAAATTACTTCccgggaaatcatactcagagaTGCTAATAGGTTCCATCATTTCAAAGACGGATTTTGCTCATGCAGGGACTATTGGTGA